Proteins found in one Streptosporangiales bacterium genomic segment:
- a CDS encoding DinB family protein → MDECAECGFRYADLPVARIADVMGSFGARYAERLSGVDESHLRRRPAPQVWSALEYACHVRDVLLVQRDRALCALVEDRPDFPRMHRDERVLLAGYADETPGDVLGQLAMAGQLIARVFRGLTAEQFARLLVYNYPEPAEHDVAWLGRHAVHEGEHHLGDVEQVLGR, encoded by the coding sequence ATGGATGAGTGTGCGGAGTGCGGGTTCCGTTACGCCGACCTGCCGGTCGCGCGGATCGCCGACGTCATGGGGTCGTTCGGTGCGCGCTACGCGGAACGGCTGTCCGGCGTCGACGAGTCACACCTGCGCCGGCGTCCCGCGCCGCAGGTGTGGTCGGCGCTCGAGTACGCCTGCCACGTCCGCGACGTGCTGCTCGTGCAGCGCGACCGCGCGCTGTGCGCGCTCGTCGAGGACCGGCCGGACTTCCCGCGCATGCACCGCGACGAGCGGGTACTGCTCGCGGGGTACGCCGACGAGACACCGGGTGACGTGCTGGGCCAGCTCGCCATGGCCGGGCAGCTGATCGCCCGGGTGTTCCGCGGGTTGACGGCGGAGCAGTTCGCGCGGCTGTTGGTCTACAACTACCCGGAGCCGGCCGAGCACGACGTGGCCTGGCTCGGCCGGCACGCGGTGCACGAGGGCGAGCACCACCTCGGCGACGTCGAGCAGGTACTCGGCAGGTGA
- a CDS encoding methyltransferase domain-containing protein produces the protein MSGERRACNPDGLHLLVPEIAAEIVRTSGTGPGDLVLDLGAGTGALTAPLARTGARVLAIERSPRLARRLERRYADAAHVRVVEGDIRTVPLPRRPYRVVANLPFSIAMTMLGRLLDDRDSPLRRADLVVPWHLAVRLGEATDGRPRVRRWRRRYRFHVERRLPRRAFRPPPSVATGVLAVVRR, from the coding sequence GTGTCCGGGGAACGCCGTGCATGCAACCCCGACGGGCTGCATCTCCTCGTGCCGGAGATCGCCGCTGAGATTGTTCGCACGTCCGGGACCGGGCCCGGCGACCTGGTGCTCGACCTCGGTGCCGGCACCGGCGCGCTGACCGCACCGCTGGCGCGTACCGGCGCCCGGGTACTGGCGATCGAACGGTCGCCGCGGCTGGCGCGGCGGCTGGAACGCCGGTACGCCGACGCCGCGCACGTGCGGGTCGTCGAAGGCGACATCCGCACGGTGCCACTGCCGCGCCGCCCGTACCGGGTGGTGGCGAACCTGCCGTTCAGCATCGCGATGACCATGCTCGGCCGGCTGCTCGACGACCGCGACAGCCCGTTGCGCCGCGCGGACCTGGTCGTGCCGTGGCACCTGGCAGTGCGGCTCGGCGAGGCGACCGACGGCCGCCCGCGCGTACGGCGCTGGCGGCGGCGCTACCGGTTCCACGTCGAGCGGCGGCTGCCGCGCCGCGCGTTCCGGCCGCCGCCTTCCGTCGCTACCGGCGTGCTCGCGGTCGTCCGGCGGTAG
- a CDS encoding LytR family transcriptional regulator, which translates to MHGVPRTRKTRIMTLPMCAPPRVDGSHGRRRARFGAPGFPRRPGRHAGRAWHSVYPARDRDTRVIMSDRTGGSGGQFEKRRTSRTGAAPGRTYGRPRSAAPKRGDVAFRRALVVTLLSVVAPGSGHLALRHHRVGRVALRTYLVLVVLAVLAALFVPRSAWLAMAFKPWLLAFVQGLAVIVGALWAGVVMHAFWLTRPRQITSPRRSIAMVLALVLCLGIFAPFGVASRYAAVQRDLVTSMFPDSEKHGPKGRINVLLAGGDAGADRVGTRTDTMIVASIDLATGRTALISLPRNLEQVPMPGKLQKRFPNGFNDLLNAVYGYGEAHPDAVPGNDRPGPELLKKTIGDVLDLPIHYYLMVNLKGFTKIIDALGGVTVTVRDRLPIGGGTHPITGYIEPGRQKLTGEKALWYARSRAASSDYDRMTRQRCLLGALTEQADPATVLARYQQLAAASKQLFETDIPQNVLSELSGVAEKTKRHRLKSVTFTPPLIDTGDPDWDLIERKTEATIKASMKNRKKPRGQASKVSSKRTTGAAPTASPTGAVSVDSACR; encoded by the coding sequence ATGCACGGCGTTCCCCGGACACGGAAGACCCGGATCATGACGCTGCCCATGTGTGCTCCTCCTCGGGTGGACGGCAGCCACGGTAGGCGCCGAGCGCGCTTCGGCGCACCCGGTTTTCCGCGTCGCCCGGGCCGACACGCCGGCCGCGCCTGGCATTCGGTGTATCCCGCCCGCGACCGGGATACTCGGGTGATCATGTCGGATCGGACTGGGGGATCCGGGGGGCAATTCGAGAAGCGGCGGACGAGCAGAACGGGCGCAGCGCCTGGCCGTACGTACGGCAGGCCACGCTCGGCCGCACCGAAGCGCGGAGACGTCGCGTTCCGGCGTGCGCTCGTGGTGACGCTTCTTTCCGTTGTCGCTCCGGGCAGTGGACATCTCGCCCTACGGCACCATCGCGTCGGGCGCGTGGCGTTGCGCACCTACCTCGTGCTCGTCGTGCTCGCCGTGCTCGCGGCCCTCTTCGTGCCGCGGTCGGCCTGGCTCGCGATGGCGTTCAAGCCGTGGTTGCTGGCGTTCGTGCAGGGGCTCGCCGTGATCGTCGGCGCGTTGTGGGCGGGCGTGGTGATGCACGCCTTCTGGCTGACCCGGCCGCGCCAGATCACCTCGCCGCGGCGCAGCATCGCCATGGTGCTGGCGCTCGTGCTGTGCCTCGGCATCTTCGCGCCGTTCGGTGTCGCATCGCGCTACGCGGCCGTGCAGCGCGACCTGGTGACGAGCATGTTCCCCGACTCGGAGAAACACGGCCCGAAGGGCCGGATCAACGTCCTGCTCGCCGGCGGCGACGCGGGCGCCGACCGGGTCGGCACCCGCACAGACACGATGATCGTCGCCAGCATCGACCTCGCCACCGGACGGACGGCGCTCATCAGCCTGCCGCGCAACCTGGAGCAGGTGCCGATGCCGGGGAAGCTGCAGAAGCGCTTCCCGAACGGCTTCAACGACCTACTGAACGCGGTATACGGATACGGGGAAGCGCACCCGGACGCCGTGCCGGGCAACGACCGGCCGGGGCCGGAACTGCTCAAGAAGACCATCGGCGACGTCCTCGATTTGCCCATCCATTACTACCTCATGGTGAATCTCAAAGGATTCACGAAGATCATCGACGCGCTCGGCGGCGTCACGGTCACCGTGCGGGACCGGCTGCCGATCGGTGGCGGCACGCATCCCATCACCGGCTACATCGAGCCTGGCAGGCAGAAGCTGACCGGCGAGAAGGCGCTGTGGTACGCGCGCTCGCGGGCGGCGTCCAGCGACTACGACCGGATGACCAGACAGCGCTGCCTGTTGGGTGCGCTCACCGAGCAGGCCGACCCGGCGACGGTGCTCGCGCGATATCAACAGCTCGCCGCGGCGAGCAAACAGCTGTTCGAGACCGACATCCCGCAGAACGTGCTCAGCGAGCTGAGCGGGGTGGCGGAGAAGACGAAGAGGCACCGGCTGAAGAGCGTCACCTTCACGCCGCCGCTGATCGACACCGGCGACCCCGACTGGGACCTGATCGAGCGCAAGACCGAAGCCACCATCAAGGCCTCGATGAAGAACAGGAAGAAACCCCGCGGCCAGGCGTCGAAGGTCTCGAGCAAACGCACCACGGGTGCGGCGCCGACCGCGTCACCCACAGGTGCGGTCTCGGTGGATTCTGCCTGCCGGTAA
- a CDS encoding glycosyltransferase, with protein MVSGAMDEHTTAQLWPEVSVVMPVLNEERHLREAVAGILAQDYPGELELVLALGPSKDRTDEVAQELAAENPRITAVDNPPGFTPHGLNAAIKAAKHDIIVRVDGHSVLPTDYVRVAVDVLTETGADNVGGLMAAEGTTDFQRAVASAMTSRIGVGATQFHTGGEDGPAETVYLGVFRRAALDRVGGYDEYFHRAQDWEMNHRIRETGGLVWFTSRLQVGYRPRSTFRALAKQYFDTGAWRWRVMVRHPETVSLRYLAPPAAVAGTALAFGLAVAGKRWALVLPGGYLAAVTAGAAVTGSGLTPRARAMLPAVYATMHHAWGAGFLKGVAKSVAGRVRGARPEA; from the coding sequence ATGGTGAGCGGCGCCATGGACGAACACACGACAGCTCAGCTGTGGCCAGAGGTTTCCGTCGTCATGCCCGTACTCAACGAGGAACGGCACCTCCGGGAGGCGGTCGCGGGCATCCTCGCCCAGGACTACCCCGGTGAGCTCGAGCTGGTGCTCGCTCTCGGCCCGTCGAAGGACCGTACCGACGAGGTGGCCCAGGAGCTCGCCGCGGAGAACCCGCGGATCACCGCCGTCGACAACCCGCCAGGGTTCACCCCGCACGGGCTGAACGCCGCGATCAAGGCGGCGAAGCACGACATCATCGTGCGGGTCGACGGCCACTCCGTACTCCCGACGGACTACGTACGCGTGGCCGTCGACGTGCTGACCGAGACCGGCGCGGACAACGTCGGCGGCCTGATGGCCGCGGAGGGCACGACGGACTTCCAGCGCGCGGTGGCCAGCGCTATGACGTCGAGGATCGGCGTCGGCGCGACCCAGTTCCACACCGGCGGCGAGGACGGCCCGGCGGAGACCGTCTACCTCGGCGTGTTCCGCCGCGCCGCGCTCGACCGGGTGGGCGGCTACGACGAGTACTTCCACCGCGCCCAGGACTGGGAGATGAACCACCGGATCAGGGAGACCGGCGGTCTGGTGTGGTTCACCTCCCGGCTGCAGGTCGGCTACCGCCCGCGGTCCACCTTCCGTGCGCTCGCGAAGCAGTACTTCGACACCGGCGCCTGGCGCTGGCGGGTGATGGTGCGCCACCCGGAGACGGTGTCGCTGCGCTACCTCGCCCCGCCGGCCGCCGTCGCCGGCACCGCGCTCGCCTTCGGGCTCGCGGTCGCCGGCAAGCGGTGGGCGCTGGTGCTGCCCGGCGGGTACCTCGCCGCCGTCACCGCGGGTGCCGCGGTGACCGGGAGCGGCCTGACGCCGCGGGCGCGGGCGATGCTGCCGGCCGTCTACGCCACCATGCACCACGCCTGGGGAGCCGGCTTCCTCAAGGGCGTGGCGAAGTCGGTCGCGGGCCGGGTCCGCGGCGCGCGTCCCGAGGCCTGA
- a CDS encoding CDP-alcohol phosphatidyltransferase family protein: MPGRFTAADVRGTLKTRDSWWTVFFVDPLAAPLVKLLANRTNVTPNQLSLVAFVLGLGSAAAFLTGNRWLLALGGVLFHLAFLVDCLDGKIARLKGTGTTWGKWLDFVVDRVRIFLCMITLVVGQYLHTGEAFYLILGLGAIAVEGFRYINAAQAQDLRREMRAKTVELQQAAGDSPKFVEDMMLADPQLDPDRLVEQGDAIDLQQGFRKKFGFYDRVRRTLRRHRIRTHLWSGVEYEMFVCIVGPLTGFVASVIIGSAVLLLLFEGLLVYQLWLQVREFDRMVAAQTPPPPTDDTADDRVS; this comes from the coding sequence ATGCCCGGCAGGTTCACGGCAGCCGACGTCCGTGGCACGTTGAAGACGCGCGACTCGTGGTGGACGGTGTTCTTCGTCGACCCGCTCGCGGCGCCGCTGGTCAAGCTGCTGGCGAACAGGACGAACGTCACACCGAACCAGCTCAGCCTGGTGGCGTTCGTCCTCGGCCTCGGCTCGGCCGCCGCCTTCCTCACCGGGAACAGGTGGCTGCTCGCGCTCGGCGGTGTGCTGTTCCACCTGGCCTTCCTGGTGGACTGCCTGGACGGCAAGATCGCCCGGCTGAAGGGCACCGGCACCACCTGGGGCAAGTGGCTCGACTTCGTCGTCGACCGGGTGCGCATCTTCCTCTGCATGATCACCCTGGTGGTCGGGCAGTACCTGCACACCGGCGAGGCCTTTTACCTGATCTTGGGGTTGGGCGCCATCGCGGTCGAGGGCTTCAGGTACATCAACGCGGCGCAGGCCCAGGACCTTCGCCGCGAGATGCGCGCCAAGACCGTCGAGCTGCAGCAGGCGGCCGGCGACAGCCCGAAGTTCGTCGAGGACATGATGCTCGCCGACCCCCAGCTCGACCCGGACCGGCTGGTCGAGCAGGGCGACGCCATCGACCTGCAGCAGGGGTTCAGGAAGAAGTTCGGTTTCTACGACCGGGTGCGCCGTACGCTGCGCCGACACCGGATCCGCACCCACCTGTGGAGCGGCGTCGAGTACGAGATGTTCGTCTGCATCGTCGGGCCGCTGACCGGGTTCGTGGCCTCGGTGATCATCGGCTCGGCCGTGCTGTTGCTGCTGTTCGAGGGGCTGCTGGTCTACCAGCTGTGGCTGCAGGTGCGCGAGTTCGACCGGATGGTGGCCGCGCAGACTCCCCCGCCGCCCACCGACGACACAGCGGACGACCGCGTCTCGTAG
- a CDS encoding ABC transporter permease yields MTGRVETLALRGRVLGLLVIRDLKVRYVGSVLGYLWTVLEPLMMAGVYFVVFQIIIGRDVGEEPYIVFLLAAMLPWQWANGVIHEASKALTGEAKLVRSAGLPRQIWVLRVVGSKFLEYMFALPILAAFIIVMPDARHVSWHVIIDYPLAILIQATLILGIALALAPLSVLYRDMIRIVRVVTRLLFYFSPIIYSASIIQDRMKGLYEFFAYNPFVGIFELYRRPIFPDAFLGWQPVLISAGVAIVFLGIGMWVFRRLEGTVLKEI; encoded by the coding sequence ATGACCGGACGGGTCGAGACGTTGGCCCTACGCGGGCGCGTCCTCGGACTGTTGGTTATCCGCGACCTCAAGGTCCGGTATGTCGGCTCGGTACTGGGGTACCTGTGGACGGTCCTCGAGCCGCTGATGATGGCCGGAGTCTACTTCGTCGTCTTCCAGATCATCATCGGGCGCGACGTCGGCGAGGAGCCGTACATCGTGTTCCTGTTGGCCGCCATGCTGCCCTGGCAGTGGGCGAACGGCGTGATCCACGAGGCGTCCAAGGCGCTGACGGGGGAGGCGAAGCTGGTGCGGTCTGCCGGCTTACCCCGGCAGATCTGGGTGCTGCGGGTGGTCGGCTCGAAGTTCCTCGAGTACATGTTCGCGCTGCCGATCCTTGCCGCGTTCATCATCGTGATGCCGGACGCCCGCCACGTCAGCTGGCACGTCATCATCGACTATCCGCTGGCCATCCTCATCCAGGCGACGCTGATCCTCGGTATCGCGCTCGCGCTGGCGCCGCTTTCGGTGCTCTACCGGGACATGATCCGGATCGTGCGGGTGGTGACGCGGCTGCTGTTCTACTTCTCGCCGATCATCTACAGCGCGAGCATCATCCAGGACCGGATGAAGGGCCTCTACGAGTTCTTCGCGTACAACCCGTTCGTCGGCATCTTCGAGCTTTACCGCAGGCCGATCTTCCCCGACGCGTTCCTAGGCTGGCAGCCGGTGCTGATCTCGGCCGGGGTCGCGATCGTGTTTCTCGGCATCGGCATGTGGGTCTTCCGCAGGCTCGAGGGTACGGTGCTGAAGGAGATCTAG
- a CDS encoding ATP-binding cassette domain-containing protein, protein MANVISARDLGIRFNRNRRRNARIRDLLFRGKSTQISREEFWALRHVTFDVEEGEAVGLVGANGHGKSTLLRLIAGVMLPDEGKVTVRQGVAPLIEITGGFVGDLTARENVYLVGGLHGLSKKAVDRRFDEIVDFAEVGKFLDTPFRHFSSGMKVRLAFSVVTSVDEPIVLVDEVLAVGDRQFRRKCFGRMQEMLSGGKTLFFVSHNENQLRKYCDRGLYLRHGELVKDGPIEDVIEAYGNDTGVEESADLAEDGGD, encoded by the coding sequence ATGGCCAACGTGATCTCCGCACGTGATCTCGGCATTCGGTTCAACCGCAACCGGCGGCGGAATGCCAGGATCAGGGACCTGCTGTTCCGGGGGAAGTCGACCCAGATCTCCAGGGAGGAGTTCTGGGCGCTGCGGCACGTCACCTTCGACGTGGAGGAGGGCGAGGCCGTCGGCCTGGTCGGCGCCAACGGGCACGGCAAGAGCACCCTGCTCCGGCTGATCGCCGGCGTGATGCTGCCGGACGAGGGCAAGGTGACGGTCCGGCAGGGCGTGGCACCGCTGATCGAGATTACCGGCGGCTTCGTCGGCGACCTCACCGCCAGGGAGAACGTGTACCTGGTCGGTGGCCTGCACGGCCTGTCCAAGAAGGCCGTCGACCGCAGGTTCGACGAGATCGTCGATTTCGCCGAGGTGGGCAAGTTCCTCGACACGCCGTTCAGGCACTTCTCCAGCGGGATGAAGGTGCGGCTGGCGTTCTCGGTCGTGACCAGCGTGGACGAGCCGATCGTGCTGGTCGACGAGGTGCTCGCCGTCGGCGACCGCCAGTTCAGGCGGAAGTGCTTCGGCCGGATGCAGGAGATGCTGTCCGGCGGCAAGACCCTGTTCTTCGTCTCGCACAACGAGAACCAACTGCGCAAGTACTGCGACCGCGGCCTCTACCTCAGGCACGGCGAGCTGGTGAAGGACGGCCCGATCGAGGACGTGATCGAGGCGTACGGCAACGACACCGGCGTCGAGGAGTCCGCCGACCTCGCCGAAGACGGGGGCGACTAA
- a CDS encoding CDP-alcohol phosphatidyltransferase family protein: MREASPAEIRKIAQPPGLLDRRSGEHWVGRLYMRKLSPYLTWVLVRTPITPNQATGLMIVTGVGGGAVLAIPGLWSAVLAAVLIQIYLLLDCADGELARLTGRTSIVGVYLDRVGHYLAEAALLVGLGIRAQDGFAGGWAQLGVLGALGAILIKSETDLVDVARARAGQPATTEAAAEMRSSTVGKLRKIASAFLLHRLIQGAELSLVAVLAAAYDAITGGLTGSRVLVVACAVVAGMFVVLHLASVLLSRRLR, encoded by the coding sequence GTGCGCGAGGCGTCGCCTGCCGAGATCCGCAAGATCGCCCAGCCACCTGGGCTGCTCGATCGGCGCAGCGGCGAACACTGGGTCGGCCGGCTGTACATGCGCAAACTCTCGCCGTACCTGACGTGGGTGCTGGTGCGGACGCCGATCACCCCGAACCAGGCGACCGGTCTGATGATCGTCACCGGCGTCGGCGGCGGCGCGGTGCTCGCGATCCCCGGCCTGTGGTCGGCGGTGCTCGCGGCGGTGCTGATCCAGATCTACCTGCTGCTCGACTGCGCCGACGGCGAGCTGGCGAGGCTCACCGGCCGCACCAGCATCGTGGGCGTCTACCTCGACCGCGTCGGCCACTACCTCGCCGAGGCGGCGCTGCTCGTCGGGCTCGGCATCCGCGCCCAGGACGGGTTCGCCGGCGGGTGGGCGCAGCTCGGCGTGCTCGGTGCGCTCGGCGCCATCCTCATCAAGTCGGAGACCGACCTGGTCGACGTCGCCCGCGCCCGCGCCGGGCAGCCGGCCACCACCGAGGCGGCCGCGGAGATGCGCAGCAGCACCGTCGGCAAGCTCAGGAAGATCGCGTCGGCGTTCCTTCTGCATCGGCTGATCCAGGGCGCGGAGCTGTCGCTCGTGGCCGTGCTCGCCGCCGCGTACGACGCCATCACCGGCGGGCTCACCGGCTCCCGGGTGCTCGTGGTCGCGTGTGCCGTGGTCGCGGGCATGTTCGTCGTGCTGCACCTGGCGAGTGTGCTGTTGAGTCGGAGGCTGCGGTGA
- a CDS encoding glycosyltransferase, translating to MGNRPEELRRALDSVRAQRGEPIEIVVVGNGADVPDLDDDVTYLRLPENVGLPEGRNRGADKTTGDVVLFLDDDGWYPTDDLAEWVRARFATDPRLGVLSFRIVDEDGNSARRHVPRLRAGDPLRSGAVTTFLGGASAIRRETIDRIGGLPGDFFWAHEETDFAWRALDAGYGIEYDARAVMAHPRTSPARHANYYRMNARNRVWLAKRNLPVPLAVAYVGDWLALTVVRERSMTALRPWFRGFAEGLRTPAGRRRPMRWRTAWRMAKLGRPPVV from the coding sequence ATGGGCAACCGCCCGGAGGAGCTGCGCCGCGCGCTCGACAGCGTACGGGCACAGCGCGGGGAGCCGATCGAGATCGTGGTGGTCGGCAACGGCGCGGACGTGCCGGACCTGGACGACGACGTCACGTACCTGCGGCTGCCGGAGAACGTCGGCCTCCCCGAGGGCCGCAACCGCGGCGCGGACAAGACGACCGGCGACGTCGTGCTGTTCCTCGACGACGACGGCTGGTACCCGACCGACGACCTGGCCGAGTGGGTGCGCGCGCGGTTCGCGACCGACCCGCGCCTCGGGGTGCTGTCGTTCCGCATCGTCGACGAGGACGGCAACAGCGCTCGGCGGCACGTGCCGCGGCTGCGCGCCGGCGACCCGCTGCGGTCCGGGGCGGTCACCACGTTCCTCGGCGGTGCGAGCGCGATCCGGCGCGAGACCATCGACCGCATCGGCGGGCTGCCCGGCGACTTCTTCTGGGCGCACGAGGAGACCGACTTCGCCTGGCGTGCCCTGGACGCCGGCTACGGCATCGAGTACGACGCCAGGGCGGTGATGGCGCACCCCCGCACCAGCCCCGCACGACACGCGAACTACTACCGGATGAACGCGCGCAACCGGGTCTGGCTGGCGAAGCGGAACCTGCCGGTGCCGCTTGCCGTGGCCTACGTCGGCGACTGGCTGGCGCTGACCGTGGTGCGGGAGCGGTCGATGACCGCGCTGCGGCCGTGGTTCAGGGGCTTCGCCGAGGGGCTGCGCACCCCGGCCGGCCGGCGCCGGCCGATGCGCTGGCGTACGGCCTGGCGGATGGCTAAGCTCGGCCGACCACCCGTGGTGTGA
- a CDS encoding DUF4190 domain-containing protein, giving the protein MTQQPGWASPQGQPAQQQPGQPYDPAGQGYGYGQPQYGQPAYGQPAYGQQPAYGQPMYMYPPSRGTNTMAIVALVLALTIAPGGIICGFIARKQIRETGEEGDGMALAGLIIGAVVTGLFALYILFYVVMMIVMFASVGLS; this is encoded by the coding sequence ATGACCCAACAGCCCGGGTGGGCCAGCCCGCAGGGCCAGCCCGCACAGCAGCAGCCCGGCCAGCCCTACGACCCGGCCGGGCAGGGGTACGGCTACGGCCAGCCCCAGTACGGGCAGCCCGCCTACGGCCAGCCGGCGTACGGCCAGCAGCCGGCCTACGGGCAGCCGATGTACATGTACCCGCCGTCGCGGGGCACGAACACCATGGCGATCGTCGCGCTGGTACTCGCGCTGACCATCGCGCCAGGCGGCATCATCTGCGGCTTCATCGCCAGGAAGCAGATCCGCGAGACCGGCGAGGAAGGCGACGGGATGGCGCTTGCCGGCCTGATCATCGGCGCGGTCGTCACCGGCCTGTTCGCGCTGTACATCCTGTTCTACGTGGTGATGATGATCGTGATGTTCGCCAGCGTAGGCCTGTCGTAG
- a CDS encoding DUF4190 domain-containing protein: protein MTQQPGMGDPEYGGPGYEQVPYGQQQAPYGQQPVPYGYPQQPYGQVVPHQQVGPPVVMQPMMAQVKPKTNGLAVASMVIALVGLILVYFAWIAQIVALILGLVAKKRIKETGEGGNGMATAGIVIAAIILGIQVVGAIVLILAFGGMGLLGLGASS from the coding sequence ATGACACAGCAGCCAGGGATGGGCGACCCGGAGTACGGCGGGCCGGGTTACGAGCAGGTGCCGTACGGCCAGCAGCAGGCTCCGTACGGCCAACAGCCGGTGCCGTACGGCTATCCGCAGCAGCCTTACGGGCAGGTCGTCCCGCACCAGCAGGTCGGCCCGCCGGTCGTGATGCAGCCGATGATGGCGCAGGTCAAGCCGAAGACGAACGGCCTGGCCGTCGCGTCCATGGTGATCGCGCTCGTCGGCCTCATCCTGGTCTACTTCGCATGGATCGCGCAGATCGTCGCGCTGATCCTCGGTCTCGTCGCAAAGAAGCGGATCAAGGAGACCGGCGAGGGTGGCAACGGGATGGCGACCGCGGGGATCGTGATCGCCGCCATCATCCTCGGCATCCAGGTCGTCGGAGCCATCGTCCTCATCCTCGCCTTCGGTGGCATGGGCCTGCTCGGCCTCGGCGCCAGCTCCTGA
- a CDS encoding glycosyltransferase produces MGRSLRRRTVGARASGGGEAQVSPRVLIDGTDRGGVNRYVDGLVRALDRAGADIGVACQRSDADRYGRMAPSAAIMMGPTAIAHRPARLAWEQTGLPVLADTFGAEIIHAPFYTMPVRAGRPVVVTVHDVTVFTSPDLITPVKATFLRSAVRTAVRRARRIIVPSKATRDELVEHLSADPTQIDVAYHGVDHDLFRRPEPHECERVSNRLGLHGQPYIAFLGGFEPRKNVPDLIRGWVRAVADRDDPPALVLAGSRGNDDAVDDAVAEVPEHLRLVRPGFLRYVDLPAYLGGAVVVAFPSHGEGFGLPVLEAMACAAPVLTTHRTSLPEVGGGAVAYTEPDADSIAAGLTELLDDGDRRQALADAGYERSQEFTWQTSAETHLESYRRAVSD; encoded by the coding sequence ATGGGGCGTAGTCTTCGGCGAAGAACTGTTGGTGCCCGAGCGAGCGGCGGAGGCGAGGCGCAGGTGTCACCTCGTGTACTGATCGACGGTACTGATCGCGGGGGCGTCAATCGGTACGTAGACGGTTTGGTTCGAGCGCTCGACCGAGCGGGCGCGGACATCGGAGTAGCGTGTCAGCGCTCCGACGCGGACCGGTACGGGCGGATGGCGCCCTCGGCGGCGATCATGATGGGGCCGACGGCGATCGCGCACCGGCCAGCGCGGCTGGCGTGGGAGCAGACCGGCCTGCCGGTGCTCGCGGACACGTTCGGCGCCGAGATCATCCACGCGCCGTTCTACACGATGCCCGTACGAGCCGGGCGGCCCGTCGTCGTCACCGTGCACGACGTCACGGTGTTCACGTCCCCCGACCTGATCACGCCGGTGAAGGCGACGTTCCTGCGGTCTGCGGTCCGCACCGCCGTGCGCCGCGCGAGACGGATCATCGTGCCGTCCAAGGCAACCCGCGACGAGCTCGTCGAGCACCTGTCCGCCGACCCCACCCAGATCGACGTCGCGTATCACGGGGTCGACCACGACCTGTTCCGCCGGCCGGAACCGCACGAGTGCGAGCGGGTGTCGAACCGGCTCGGCCTGCACGGCCAGCCGTACATCGCGTTCCTCGGCGGGTTCGAGCCGCGGAAGAACGTGCCCGACCTGATCCGGGGCTGGGTGCGTGCGGTCGCCGACCGCGACGACCCGCCGGCCCTGGTGCTCGCCGGCAGCCGCGGCAACGATGACGCGGTCGACGACGCCGTGGCCGAGGTGCCCGAGCACCTGCGGCTGGTGCGTCCCGGGTTCCTCAGGTACGTCGACCTGCCGGCGTACCTCGGCGGCGCGGTCGTGGTCGCGTTCCCAAGCCACGGCGAGGGTTTCGGCCTCCCGGTGCTCGAGGCGATGGCGTGCGCCGCGCCGGTGCTCACCACCCACCGCACGTCGCTGCCCGAGGTGGGCGGCGGCGCCGTGGCGTACACCGAGCCGGACGCCGACAGCATCGCCGCCGGCCTGACCGAGCTCCTCGACGACGGCGACCGGCGGCAGGCGCTGGCCGACGCCGGCTACGAGCGGTCGCAGGAGTTCACCTGGCAGACGTCCGCGGAGACGCACCTGGAGAGCTACCGCAGGGCCGTGAGCGACTGA